Proteins encoded within one genomic window of Triticum aestivum cultivar Chinese Spring chromosome 2D, IWGSC CS RefSeq v2.1, whole genome shotgun sequence:
- the LOC123053161 gene encoding transport inhibitor response 1-like protein Os04g0395600 — protein MTYFPEEVVEHIFSFLPAQCDRNTVSLVCKVWYEIERLSRQTVFVGNCYAVRPERVVLRFPNVRALTVKGKPHFADFNLVPPDWGGYAGPWIEAAARGCVGLEELRMKRMVVSDESLELLAKSFPRFRALVLISCEGFSTDGLAAIASHCKLLRELDLQENEVDDRGPRWLSCFPDSCTSLVSLNFACIKGEVNAGSLERLVARSPSLRSLRLNRSVSVDTLSKILMRAPNLEDLGTGNLTDDFQAESYLRLTLALEKCKLLRSLSGFWDASPLCLPFIYPVCGQLTGLNLSYAPTLDSSDLTKMISHCVKLQRLWVLDCIADKGLQVVASSCKDLQELRVFPSDFYIAGYSPVTEEGLVAISLGCQKLSSLLYFCHQMTNAALLTIAKNCPNFTRFRLCILEPGKPDAMTNQPLDEGFGAIVRECKGLRRLSISGLLTDKVFMYIGKFAKQLEMLSIAFAGDSDAGMMHVMEGCNNLRKLEIRDSPFGDAALLENVTKYETMRSLWMSSCNVTEKGCQILASKMPMLNVEVINEVDESNEMDENHGIPKVDKLYVYRTTAGARDDAPNFVKIL, from the exons ATGACCTACTTTCCCGAGGAGGTGGTGGAGCACATATTCAGCTTCTTGCCCGCGCAATGTGACCGGAACACGGTTTCACTTGTTTGCAAGGTATGGTATGAGATTGAAAGGCTGAGCCGGCAAACTGTCTTTGTGGGTAACTGCTATGCTGTGCGCCCTGAGCGTGTGGTGCTTCGGTTCCCCAATGTGCGGGCACTGACAGTGAAGGGGAAACCACACTTTGCTGATTTCAACCTTGTGCCACCTGATTGGGGTGGGTACGCCGGACCATGGATCGAGGCAGCAGCCAGGGGCTGCGTGGGTCTTGAGGAGCTGCGGATGAAGCGGATGGTGGTGTCAGATGAGAGCCTGGAGCTGCTTGCCAAATCATTCCCACGATTCAGGGCTCTAGTTCTTATCAGCTGTGAGGGGTTCAGCACCGATGGACTAGCAGCTATTGCAAGTCACTGCAA GCTCCTGAGGGAGTTAGATTTGCAGGAAAATGAGGTGGATGATCGAGGGCCAAGGTGGCTCTCCTGCTTCCCTGATTCCTGCACGTCCCTTGTCTCCTTGAATTTCGCCTGCATCAAAGGGGAGGTTAATGCTGGTTCATTAGAGAGACTTGTTGCTAGGTCCCCAAGTCTTCGGAGTTTGAGGTTGAATCGATCTGTGTCAGTAGATACACTCTCGAAGATATTAATGCGCGCCCCTAATTTGGAGGATCTAGGGACTGGGAACTTGACAGATGACTTCCAAGCTGAATCGTATCTCAGGCTGACCCTTGCATTGGAGAAATGCAAACTGCTGAGGAGTTTGTCGGGCTTTTGGGATGCTTCCCCTTTGTGCCTTCCATTCATCTATCCTGTATGTGGGCAACTAACAGGTTTAAATTTGAGCTATGCTCCGACACTTGATTCTTCCGATCTCACCAAAATGATCAGCCACTGTGTGAAACTCCAACGTCTTTGG GTACTGGATTGCATCGCGGATAAGGGCTTGCAAGTGGTGGCCTCCAGTTGCAAGGATCTACAAGAACTCAGGGTATTCCCGTCAGACTTCTATATCGCCGGGTATTCCCCAGTAACAGAGGAGGGACTTGTTGCAATATCCTTGGGCTGTCAAAAACTGAGCTCATTGCTATATTTTTGTCATCAAATGACGAATGCCGCACTGCTTACTATAGCTAAGAACTGCCCAAATTTCACGCGATTCAGACTCTGTATTCTTGAGCCTGGGAAGCCTGATGCCATGACAAACCAACCATTAGATGAAGGTTTTGGTGCTATTGTTCGTGAATGCAAAGGGCTAAGGCGATTGTCAATATCGGGTCTTCTCACCGACAAGGTTTTCATGTATATTGGTAAATTCGCGAAACAACTTGAGATGCTTTCAATAGCATTTGCTGGAGATAGTGATGCGGGAATGATGCATGTTATGGAAGGATGCAATAATCTGAGGAAGCTGGAGATTAGAGATAGCCCATTTGGTGATGCTGCACTCTTGGAGAATGTTACCAAGTATGAGACAATGCGATCCCTTTGGATGTCATCGTGCAATGTCACAGAAAAGGGGTGCCAAATCCTTGCATCAAAGATGCCAATGCTTAATGTGGAGGTTATAAATGAGGTGGATGAGAGCAATGAAATGGACGAGAACCATGGAATCCCCAAAGTGGACAAGTTATATGTTTACCGCACAACTGCTGGGGCAAGGGATGATGCGCCAAATTTTGTTAAAATCCTATAG